A section of the Lineus longissimus chromosome 1, tnLinLong1.2, whole genome shotgun sequence genome encodes:
- the LOC135486200 gene encoding long-chain-fatty-acid--CoA ligase 5-like isoform X1 yields the protein MNIDQRTAIRIGAAVTATAIATGAYMYNRRRRDDLKFEVDTRNQTVEISPGVRACPLTKEEILNYYYEDAQTLYESFQRGIKASSNGPCLGTRAPDGGPYKWSSYQEIADRVHAFGSGLLEKGLSANTESLIGLYSINREEWVVAEQACNRYSMVVVPLYDTLGNDACAYIINQTEMTTVVCDKAAKAQLLLDGAEKMPSLKRIIIMDDISNNNQETASKHGIEVVSFTQIEEVGKENLKEAVPPKPEDLCTISYTSGTTGDPKGVMLSHRAMVANVSSIFKICGVLFDCTPDQTHISYLPLAHMFERCCETFMLMSGCRIGFFRGDVRKLPDDIMALKPTMFVTVPRLLNRLYDKAMHTAASSWIKRNVLNLAISRKEAELKRGISRRDSIWDKLVFGKIQESMGGNVKLVLTGSAPLSDKVLTFCRVAFGCPVMEGYGQTECTAGVSCTIPGESEPGHVGCPLPCCHIKLIDVPEMEYFAKDDKGEICVKGSSNFMGYYKDPERTAEAFDEDGWIRTGDIGTWLWNGALKVIDRRKHIFKLAQGEYIAPEKLENIYTRSGYVQQVFVDGNSLRPCTVGVVVPDNVSCKKWAAENGVEPTIQEYCKSENLKELILKDITELGKESGLRSFEQVKAIHLHPELFSAENGLLTPTFKSKRPALRKYFHDVTEGLYESMKL from the exons ATGAATATTGATCAGAGGACGGCGATTCGAATTGGTGCTGCAGTCACGGCAACCGCAATCGCGACGggagcatacatgtataacaggAGAAGACGGGATGATCTGAAATTTGAAGTGGACACCAGGAACCAAACAGTCGAAATAAGT CCTGGTGTCCGTGCCTGTCCACTAACGAAGGAAGAAATTCTTAATTACTATTATGAAGATGCGCAGACTTTGTATGAGAGCTTCCAGAGGGGCATCAAGGCTTCCA GTAATGGACCATGCTTGGGGACACGGGCTCCTGATGGTGGACCGTACAAGTGGAGTTCATACCAGGAG ATAGCAGATCGGGTGCATGCGTTCGGATCAGGTTTACTGGAGAAGGGGCTGTCAGCTAACACAGAGTCCCTTATTGGTTTATACTCCATCAATAGGGAAGAG TGGGTGGTGGCTGAACAAGCCTGCAACAGGTATTCCATGGTGGTCGTCCCCCTTTATGACACACTCGGAAATGATGCCTGCGCTTACATCATCAACCAAA CTGAAATGACAACTGTCGTCTGCGACAAAGCAGCAAAGGCCCAACTGCTTTTGGATGGCGCTGAAAAAATGCCATCTCTGAAACGCATCATCATTATGGACGACATCTCGAATAATAACCAGGAGACAGCCAGTAAACATGGCATCGAAGTGGTGTCATTTACACAGATAGAGGAGGTCGGGAAGGAGAACCTGAAGGAAGCTGTG CCACCCAAACCAGAGGACCTCTGCACCATATCATACACAAGTGGAACAACCGGAGATCCAAAGGGGGTCATGCTAAGTCATCGTGCCATGGTTGCCAATGTATCCTCCATATTCAAAATCTGTGGG GTGTTATTTGATTGCACCCCAGACCAGACCCATATATCATACCTGCCATTAGCCCACATGTTTGAAAGGTGTTGCGAG ACCTTTATGTTAATGAGTGGATGCCGGATAGGGTTCTTCCGAGGAGATGTCAGAAAGTTGCCAGATGACATAATGGCGCTGAAACCGACCATGTTTGTGACCGTACCGAGGCTGCTGAACAGACTGTATGATAAG GCAATGCATACTGCTGCTTCAAGTTGGATCAAGAGAAATGTATTAAATTTGGCAATCAGTCGAAAGGAAGCTGAATTAAAAAG GGGTATAAGTAGGCGTGACAGTATATGGGACAAATTAGTATTCGGCAAAATCCAGGAGAGCATGGGAGGCAACGTGAAACTTGTCCTGACGGGTTCAGCGCCGCTGTCGGATAAAGTGCTAACATTCTGTCGTGTTGCCTTTGGTTGTCCA GTTATGGAAGGCTATGGGCAGACAGAGTGTACTGCTGGTGTCTCGTGTACTATCCCTGGTGAATCAGAACCAG GTCATGTTGGTTGTCCTCTTCCATGCTGTCACATCAAGTTGATAGATGTACCCGAGATGGAATATTTTGCCAAGGATGACAAAGGCGAA ATATGTGTGAAGGGCAGCAGTAATTTTATGGGGTACTACAAGGATCCAGAACGTACTGCAGAAGCCTTTGATGAAGATGGTTGGATTCGCACTGGGGACATAGGAACCTGGCTTTGG AATGGGGCGCTCAAAGTCATTGACAGAAGGAAGCATATCTTTAAACTAGCTCAG GGTGAATACATTGCTCCTGAGAAATTGGAAAACATTTACACAAGGAGTGGCTATGTCCAGCAAGTCTTTGTGGATGGAAACAGCTTGAGG CCATGTACAGTTGGAGTTGTTGTCCCTGATAACGTTTCGTGCAAGAAATGGGCAGCTGAGAATGGCGTGGAACCAACTATCCAGGAATATTGTAAAAGTGAG AATCTTAAAGAACTTATCCTGAAGGACATCACAGAATTGGGCAAGGAGTCTGGACTTAGATCATTTGAGCAG GTAAAAGCCATTCATCTCCATCCAGAGTTGTTCTCAGCTGAAAATGGACTGCTGACACCGACCTTTAAATCCAAACGTCCAGCTCTCAGGAAGTATTTCCACGATGTCACTGAAGGGTTGTACGAGAGCATGAAGTTATAG
- the LOC135486200 gene encoding long-chain-fatty-acid--CoA ligase 5-like isoform X2: MFSWLFGEDQVTPIVVDREKQSVEIEPGVRACPLTKEEILNYYYEDAQTLYESFQRGIKASSNGPCLGTRAPDGGPYKWSSYQEIADRVHAFGSGLLEKGLSANTESLIGLYSINREEWVVAEQACNRYSMVVVPLYDTLGNDACAYIINQTEMTTVVCDKAAKAQLLLDGAEKMPSLKRIIIMDDISNNNQETASKHGIEVVSFTQIEEVGKENLKEAVPPKPEDLCTISYTSGTTGDPKGVMLSHRAMVANVSSIFKICGVLFDCTPDQTHISYLPLAHMFERCCETFMLMSGCRIGFFRGDVRKLPDDIMALKPTMFVTVPRLLNRLYDKAMHTAASSWIKRNVLNLAISRKEAELKRGISRRDSIWDKLVFGKIQESMGGNVKLVLTGSAPLSDKVLTFCRVAFGCPVMEGYGQTECTAGVSCTIPGESEPGHVGCPLPCCHIKLIDVPEMEYFAKDDKGEICVKGSSNFMGYYKDPERTAEAFDEDGWIRTGDIGTWLWNGALKVIDRRKHIFKLAQGEYIAPEKLENIYTRSGYVQQVFVDGNSLRPCTVGVVVPDNVSCKKWAAENGVEPTIQEYCKSENLKELILKDITELGKESGLRSFEQVKAIHLHPELFSAENGLLTPTFKSKRPALRKYFHDVTEGLYESMKL, translated from the exons ATGTTCTCGTGGTTGTTTGGTGAAGACCAAGTCACACCCATTGTGGTGGACCGGGAGAAACAAAGTGTGGAAATTGAG CCTGGTGTCCGTGCCTGTCCACTAACGAAGGAAGAAATTCTTAATTACTATTATGAAGATGCGCAGACTTTGTATGAGAGCTTCCAGAGGGGCATCAAGGCTTCCA GTAATGGACCATGCTTGGGGACACGGGCTCCTGATGGTGGACCGTACAAGTGGAGTTCATACCAGGAG ATAGCAGATCGGGTGCATGCGTTCGGATCAGGTTTACTGGAGAAGGGGCTGTCAGCTAACACAGAGTCCCTTATTGGTTTATACTCCATCAATAGGGAAGAG TGGGTGGTGGCTGAACAAGCCTGCAACAGGTATTCCATGGTGGTCGTCCCCCTTTATGACACACTCGGAAATGATGCCTGCGCTTACATCATCAACCAAA CTGAAATGACAACTGTCGTCTGCGACAAAGCAGCAAAGGCCCAACTGCTTTTGGATGGCGCTGAAAAAATGCCATCTCTGAAACGCATCATCATTATGGACGACATCTCGAATAATAACCAGGAGACAGCCAGTAAACATGGCATCGAAGTGGTGTCATTTACACAGATAGAGGAGGTCGGGAAGGAGAACCTGAAGGAAGCTGTG CCACCCAAACCAGAGGACCTCTGCACCATATCATACACAAGTGGAACAACCGGAGATCCAAAGGGGGTCATGCTAAGTCATCGTGCCATGGTTGCCAATGTATCCTCCATATTCAAAATCTGTGGG GTGTTATTTGATTGCACCCCAGACCAGACCCATATATCATACCTGCCATTAGCCCACATGTTTGAAAGGTGTTGCGAG ACCTTTATGTTAATGAGTGGATGCCGGATAGGGTTCTTCCGAGGAGATGTCAGAAAGTTGCCAGATGACATAATGGCGCTGAAACCGACCATGTTTGTGACCGTACCGAGGCTGCTGAACAGACTGTATGATAAG GCAATGCATACTGCTGCTTCAAGTTGGATCAAGAGAAATGTATTAAATTTGGCAATCAGTCGAAAGGAAGCTGAATTAAAAAG GGGTATAAGTAGGCGTGACAGTATATGGGACAAATTAGTATTCGGCAAAATCCAGGAGAGCATGGGAGGCAACGTGAAACTTGTCCTGACGGGTTCAGCGCCGCTGTCGGATAAAGTGCTAACATTCTGTCGTGTTGCCTTTGGTTGTCCA GTTATGGAAGGCTATGGGCAGACAGAGTGTACTGCTGGTGTCTCGTGTACTATCCCTGGTGAATCAGAACCAG GTCATGTTGGTTGTCCTCTTCCATGCTGTCACATCAAGTTGATAGATGTACCCGAGATGGAATATTTTGCCAAGGATGACAAAGGCGAA ATATGTGTGAAGGGCAGCAGTAATTTTATGGGGTACTACAAGGATCCAGAACGTACTGCAGAAGCCTTTGATGAAGATGGTTGGATTCGCACTGGGGACATAGGAACCTGGCTTTGG AATGGGGCGCTCAAAGTCATTGACAGAAGGAAGCATATCTTTAAACTAGCTCAG GGTGAATACATTGCTCCTGAGAAATTGGAAAACATTTACACAAGGAGTGGCTATGTCCAGCAAGTCTTTGTGGATGGAAACAGCTTGAGG CCATGTACAGTTGGAGTTGTTGTCCCTGATAACGTTTCGTGCAAGAAATGGGCAGCTGAGAATGGCGTGGAACCAACTATCCAGGAATATTGTAAAAGTGAG AATCTTAAAGAACTTATCCTGAAGGACATCACAGAATTGGGCAAGGAGTCTGGACTTAGATCATTTGAGCAG GTAAAAGCCATTCATCTCCATCCAGAGTTGTTCTCAGCTGAAAATGGACTGCTGACACCGACCTTTAAATCCAAACGTCCAGCTCTCAGGAAGTATTTCCACGATGTCACTGAAGGGTTGTACGAGAGCATGAAGTTATAG